The following are encoded in a window of Phycisphaerae bacterium genomic DNA:
- the lexA gene encoding transcriptional repressor LexA: MSLYYSKGRPRRARRPPPPRGRSKQTRPATPRQAEILTFVRDYTHRHGFSPTYDEIAAEFDISKVTVFEHLSILEGRGLLRRDKHKARSLQLADHLELPDDRPSCLKLVGRIAAGSPIEAIENPEVVDLEEIFFSRYGAYVLEVKGDSMINDQIADGDYVVIEKRSTANNGEIVVALLENGEATLKRFFREKHRIRLQPANERYEPIYTTQVDIQGVLIGVIRRSR, encoded by the coding sequence ATGTCGTTGTATTACAGCAAGGGACGGCCCAGACGTGCCCGCCGCCCGCCCCCCCCGCGCGGTCGCTCGAAACAGACCCGCCCCGCGACCCCGCGCCAAGCCGAGATCCTGACCTTCGTCCGGGACTACACCCACAGACATGGCTTTTCCCCGACCTACGACGAGATCGCCGCCGAGTTCGACATCTCCAAGGTGACCGTCTTCGAGCACCTCTCCATCCTCGAAGGGCGCGGACTGCTCCGGCGCGACAAGCACAAGGCTCGCTCTTTGCAATTGGCTGACCATCTGGAGCTGCCCGATGACCGTCCGAGCTGCCTGAAGCTCGTCGGCCGCATCGCCGCCGGCTCGCCGATCGAGGCCATCGAAAATCCCGAGGTCGTCGACCTCGAAGAGATTTTTTTCTCGCGCTACGGGGCCTACGTTCTTGAGGTGAAGGGCGACAGCATGATCAACGACCAGATCGCCGACGGCGACTACGTCGTGATCGAAAAGCGCTCCACCGCCAACAACGGCGAGATCGTCGTCGCCCTGTTGGAGAACGGCGAGGCCACGCTCAAGCGGTTTTTCCGCGAAAAGCACCGCATCCGCCTCCAGCCCGCCAACGAACGCTACGAGCCGATCTACACGACGCAGGTCGATATCCAGGGCGTCCTCATCGGCGTCATACGCCGCTCGCGCTGA
- a CDS encoding PAS domain S-box protein, producing MRPAKKGAHVVPGPPVPISPETIGRSDHSFRADFPAGFLESPDFHRILDLVPALIWVAAPDAKSIYLNRPWLSFTGRTLEQELGDGWADCVHPDDVRSCMDTYLDAVRRRRTFHIEYRLRRHDGVFRWLLDTGVPLHDSDDRFLGYIGSCVDITEHKYADRALRETEERYRSVVAAMAEGIVLTDAIGMIYFCNASAERILGLSAKGIIGRAVKDSRWGAIHEDGSVFSPEAFPVVVTLATGQPCFNVVMGLPRAGGDVAWLSINTQPLIGEAGQSRGVVATFVDITERKRAEIALRRAHENLEQRVKDRTADLENANQRLRVEIEQRRIAEQELNESEERLRVVLSRAPDAIFLHDGERFLFANDQAAALYGFERSSDLVGRPIWDFIPLARHPIVRERIAKLMVDGGVLPSYETVMIRADGTELPIEISAAVCPFHGRSIVQAIARDITSRKEAENALRRSAEQISDLYNHAPCGYHSLDADGLVIRMNDTELNWLGYRREEVVGVKRFVELMVPISRHIFSASFSRLIDAGFVRNIEFELLRKDGSPLPVVLNATAVRDNDGAFVMTRSTVFDMTELKRAGQALRESEDRFRQLAEATSEGIAIHEGGTILDANEILARMFGYDRRELIGKIKSELVVPASLTGEAAALGNKSHGAGDKPYETLGVRRDGSTFPIEVRGKEVPYQGLIAHVTAVRDLTERKLTEERARQHQEQLAHVLRLSTMGEMAAGLAHEINQPLTSIANYAKGCLRRIQSGADAPAGFKEILNQVALEAQHASEVIRRLRNFIRKQESQPSKANINDVVREAVAFLAPEALQSGLTIDLELADGLQRIEIDVIQIEQVLLNLLRNACQALHEPHTAPRRIVVSTHLGERGTIEVAVCDTGPGVSPAVADRLFQPFFTTKSDGMGLGLSISKSIIESHGGRLWATANADRGMTFRFSLPAIGPNPRPAAR from the coding sequence ATGAGGCCGGCGAAGAAGGGTGCACACGTTGTGCCGGGCCCACCCGTCCCCATCTCGCCCGAGACCATCGGCCGGTCGGACCACTCTTTCCGGGCGGATTTTCCCGCCGGGTTTCTCGAATCGCCGGATTTTCATCGAATCCTCGATCTCGTCCCCGCCCTCATCTGGGTCGCCGCTCCCGACGCCAAGAGTATCTACTTGAACCGGCCCTGGTTGAGCTTTACCGGGCGCACCCTCGAACAGGAACTCGGCGATGGTTGGGCGGATTGCGTCCACCCCGACGACGTCCGATCGTGCATGGACACCTACCTGGACGCCGTGCGCCGGCGCCGGACGTTTCATATCGAGTATCGCCTCCGCCGCCACGACGGCGTTTTTCGGTGGCTGCTCGATACCGGCGTTCCCCTCCACGATTCGGACGACCGATTTCTCGGCTACATCGGCTCGTGCGTTGACATCACCGAGCACAAATACGCGGATCGCGCCCTTCGCGAGACCGAGGAGCGCTATCGCTCGGTCGTTGCGGCGATGGCCGAGGGCATCGTTCTGACCGACGCGATCGGGATGATCTACTTTTGCAACGCCTCCGCCGAGCGGATCCTCGGACTCTCCGCCAAAGGCATCATCGGACGGGCCGTCAAAGACTCCCGCTGGGGCGCGATTCACGAGGACGGAAGCGTCTTTTCCCCCGAGGCCTTTCCGGTCGTCGTGACCCTCGCGACCGGTCAGCCCTGCTTCAACGTCGTCATGGGCCTGCCCAGGGCGGGCGGCGACGTGGCGTGGCTGTCCATCAACACCCAGCCGCTGATCGGCGAAGCCGGCCAGTCGCGCGGCGTGGTCGCCACCTTTGTTGACATTACCGAGCGAAAGCGGGCGGAAATCGCGCTGCGCCGCGCGCACGAGAACCTCGAGCAGCGCGTCAAGGACCGCACGGCCGATCTTGAAAACGCCAACCAGCGACTTCGGGTCGAGATCGAGCAGCGCCGCATCGCCGAACAAGAACTTAACGAGAGCGAGGAACGCCTTCGCGTCGTTCTCAGCCGCGCCCCCGACGCCATCTTCCTCCACGATGGTGAGCGGTTTCTCTTTGCCAACGACCAGGCCGCCGCGCTGTACGGTTTCGAACGATCGTCGGATCTTGTCGGGCGTCCCATCTGGGACTTTATCCCGCTGGCGCGCCATCCGATTGTTCGCGAGCGGATCGCAAAGCTCATGGTCGACGGCGGCGTCTTGCCCAGCTATGAAACCGTGATGATTCGCGCCGACGGCACCGAGCTTCCTATTGAAATTTCCGCGGCGGTCTGTCCATTTCACGGACGGTCCATCGTGCAAGCCATCGCCCGCGACATCACCTCCAGAAAAGAAGCGGAAAACGCTCTGCGGCGCTCCGCCGAGCAAATCAGCGACCTCTACAATCACGCCCCCTGCGGATACCACTCCCTTGACGCCGACGGCCTGGTCATCCGCATGAACGACACCGAACTCAATTGGCTCGGCTACCGCCGCGAAGAGGTCGTCGGCGTCAAACGCTTCGTTGAACTCATGGTCCCGATATCCCGACACATTTTTTCGGCGAGCTTCTCCCGGCTGATCGATGCAGGATTCGTGCGTAATATCGAATTCGAGCTGCTGCGAAAAGACGGCTCACCTCTCCCCGTCGTACTGAACGCCACCGCCGTCCGCGACAACGACGGCGCCTTCGTGATGACCCGCTCCACGGTCTTCGATATGACCGAACTCAAACGGGCCGGTCAGGCCCTGCGCGAAAGCGAGGATCGTTTCCGCCAGCTCGCCGAGGCGACGTCCGAGGGCATTGCGATCCACGAAGGCGGCACGATTCTCGATGCCAACGAAATCCTCGCGCGGATGTTCGGTTACGACCGCCGCGAATTAATCGGCAAGATCAAGTCCGAGCTGGTGGTGCCCGCCTCATTGACCGGAGAGGCCGCCGCTCTGGGAAACAAAAGTCATGGGGCCGGAGACAAACCCTACGAAACCCTCGGAGTTCGCCGCGACGGTTCCACGTTTCCCATCGAGGTCCGGGGAAAGGAAGTTCCTTACCAGGGCCTGATCGCCCATGTCACCGCCGTCCGCGATCTCACCGAGCGGAAACTGACCGAAGAACGCGCCCGCCAGCATCAGGAGCAGCTCGCCCACGTCCTGCGCCTCTCGACGATGGGCGAGATGGCCGCGGGGCTGGCCCACGAAATCAACCAGCCGCTCACCAGCATCGCCAATTACGCCAAGGGGTGCCTGCGCCGGATTCAATCCGGCGCCGACGCCCCCGCCGGGTTTAAGGAGATCCTCAATCAGGTGGCGCTGGAGGCCCAGCACGCCAGCGAAGTCATCCGCCGTCTGAGAAACTTTATCCGTAAGCAGGAGTCGCAGCCCTCAAAGGCGAATATCAACGATGTGGTTCGCGAAGCCGTCGCCTTTCTTGCTCCGGAGGCGTTGCAGTCCGGTCTGACCATCGATCTCGAGCTGGCCGACGGCCTTCAAAGGATTGAAATTGACGTCATCCAAATCGAGCAGGTACTTCTGAACCTGTTGCGCAATGCCTGCCAGGCCCTTCACGAACCGCACACCGCGCCGCGCCGAATCGTCGTGTCCACCCATCTCGGCGAACGCGGGACCATCGAAGTCGCCGTCTGCGACACCGGTCCCGGCGTCTCCCCCGCTGTCGCCGACCGGCTCTTCCAACCCTTCTTCACCACTAAGTCCGACGGCATGGGCCTGGGCCTGTCCATCAGCAAGTCCATCATCGAATCCCACGGCGGTCGCCTCTGGGCCACCGCCAACGCCGACCGCGGCATGACGTTTCGCTTTTCTCTCCCCGCCATCGGCCCCAACCCCCGCCCCGCCGCCCGGTAA
- a CDS encoding lysylphosphatidylglycerol synthase transmembrane domain-containing protein — MSKSARKWLSRFLKLAVCAGALWYLSDKVTWNDRVRLRSNPDETLRLIAVTGDVLRVADESGREREVLRSELATTDQLGKGERDIELGLKSIVRGADWNWGFWAILTLGPTAFIMAWRLQILLATQEIHLSYRDCLLLTFAGNFFNFAMPGTTGGDIYKAYHIAKRTHRRTEGITIVLLDRAVGLISFLILAAATILASWRSSMIGGYGQAVGYLLVAFIVGGCLFFSRRFRRLIRYDTLLTKLPLADKIRRIDETTFSFRYHHAQAAFALATTIVSHFCIVTSVYCTAHALGIHPTGGQTEAMLYWTCLLSAVVGYLFASVPITFQGFGLLEAVFYKVMVEGGWCTASQMLALTLSMRLIQILWSLPGVLVPWLGFRRPPEAELTAVAEGQGVEARFGADTTGN; from the coding sequence TTGTCGAAATCCGCAAGGAAATGGCTGTCCCGATTCCTCAAACTCGCCGTCTGTGCGGGGGCATTGTGGTATTTGAGCGACAAAGTCACGTGGAACGATCGAGTTCGACTGCGCTCCAATCCCGATGAGACGCTCCGCCTCATCGCCGTCACCGGCGATGTCCTTCGCGTCGCCGACGAGTCCGGACGCGAGCGCGAGGTGCTGAGATCGGAACTGGCGACGACCGACCAACTCGGCAAAGGCGAGCGAGACATTGAACTTGGCCTGAAGAGCATTGTCCGGGGGGCCGACTGGAACTGGGGGTTCTGGGCCATCCTCACCCTGGGCCCTACCGCCTTCATCATGGCGTGGCGGTTGCAGATTCTCCTCGCGACTCAAGAAATACACCTCTCCTATCGGGACTGCCTGCTCCTCACCTTCGCCGGCAATTTTTTCAACTTCGCCATGCCCGGCACGACCGGCGGCGATATTTACAAGGCCTATCACATTGCCAAACGGACGCATCGGCGGACCGAGGGCATCACCATCGTCCTTCTCGATCGCGCCGTTGGCCTCATCAGCTTCCTCATCCTCGCGGCGGCGACGATTCTCGCGTCGTGGCGGTCGTCGATGATCGGCGGATACGGTCAGGCCGTCGGTTACCTGCTCGTTGCATTCATTGTCGGTGGCTGCCTGTTTTTCTCGCGGCGGTTCCGCCGGCTGATTCGCTACGACACGCTGCTGACGAAACTACCGCTGGCGGACAAGATTCGGCGCATCGACGAAACGACGTTCAGCTTCCGCTATCACCATGCCCAGGCGGCGTTCGCGCTGGCGACGACGATCGTCAGCCATTTTTGCATTGTCACGTCGGTCTATTGCACGGCGCACGCGCTCGGAATTCATCCGACGGGCGGTCAGACAGAGGCCATGCTCTATTGGACGTGCCTGCTGTCGGCGGTGGTGGGGTATCTGTTCGCCTCCGTGCCGATCACGTTTCAAGGATTTGGTCTATTGGAGGCCGTGTTCTATAAGGTCATGGTGGAGGGCGGCTGGTGTACCGCCTCGCAGATGCTGGCGCTGACGCTGTCCATGCGCCTGATCCAGATACTGTGGTCGCTTCCCGGCGTGCTGGTTCCGTGGCTGGGCTTCCGCCGTCCGCCGGAGGCGGAGTTGACGGCGGTGGCAGAAGGCCAGGGAGTGGAGGCCCGGTTTGGAGCGGATACAACCGGGAATTGA
- a CDS encoding nucleoside deaminase, with amino-acid sequence MDPFMQAAIDEAKLGLAEGGIPIGSVLVIDGKIVGRGHNRRVQKGSAILHAEMDCLENAGRLTARDYQRSVLYSTLSPCDMCSGTALLYKIPRIVIGENRTFQGPESYVRQRGVELVVLDDPSCIAMMRDFIRARPELWNEDIGV; translated from the coding sequence ATGGACCCATTCATGCAGGCAGCGATCGACGAAGCAAAGCTCGGCCTCGCCGAGGGAGGCATCCCCATCGGTTCCGTGCTGGTCATCGATGGGAAGATTGTCGGACGCGGGCATAACCGCCGCGTGCAAAAGGGCAGCGCGATTCTCCACGCCGAGATGGACTGCCTGGAGAACGCCGGCCGCCTGACCGCGCGTGATTACCAGCGGTCGGTCCTTTATTCCACGCTCTCCCCCTGCGACATGTGCAGCGGGACGGCCCTGCTTTACAAAATTCCCAGGATTGTTATCGGCGAGAATCGAACATTTCAGGGACCGGAAAGCTACGTGCGCCAGCGCGGCGTCGAACTCGTCGTTCTGGATGATCCCAGCTGCATCGCCATGATGCGCGACTTTATCCGCGCCCGTCCCGAACTTTGGAACGAAGACATCGGGGTATAG
- a CDS encoding prepilin-type N-terminal cleavage/methylation domain-containing protein, with the protein MRRSAFTLVELLIVVIILGILAAVVIPQFTDSTADARMSSLATNLQTIRGQIDLYKLQHNGSYPGQATFSDQMTKKTDADGTVNATGKYGPYLQRIPTNPFTVGGTGNDVTNTAAATNKAWYYDATTGTFKANDAGTTAGVAHDSL; encoded by the coding sequence ATGAGACGCAGCGCCTTTACCCTCGTCGAATTGTTGATCGTCGTGATCATTCTCGGCATTCTCGCGGCCGTAGTCATCCCACAGTTCACCGACTCTACCGCCGATGCCCGCATGAGTTCCCTGGCCACCAACCTGCAGACGATCCGCGGCCAGATCGACCTCTACAAGCTCCAGCACAATGGGAGCTATCCGGGACAGGCGACTTTTTCTGACCAGATGACCAAGAAGACCGACGCCGACGGCACGGTCAACGCCACGGGCAAGTACGGGCCGTACCTCCAGCGGATTCCGACGAATCCGTTCACGGTCGGCGGCACGGGCAACGACGTTACCAATACCGCGGCGGCGACGAACAAAGCGTGGTACTACGATGCGACCACTGGCACGTTTAAGGCCAACGACGCCGGAACGACCGCCGGTGTGGCCCATGATTCGCTGTAA
- a CDS encoding 3-oxoacyl-[acyl-carrier-protein] synthase III C-terminal domain-containing protein, with product MATYIHALATAVPEAALTTQNAAKLLADICPDARTARLMAKLLPHTGIERRHLAALETQASLDEPDGLYRRAVDQLRGPGMHARSQAFDEASNRLVARLLRPMASEELSAVASLITVCCTHASSPGLEQAVFKGTTVPHGVERWNLGFMGCSAALAAMRLAHRNIAVPALAVACELSSLHFQYSADLEQLTANLLFADGAAAVLMHERPSPIRIVQARCLAIPAFAEQMVWRAGDFGLRLSLSPELSATLAAHLPDTVRSFLAEARLTAAQIDHWLVHPGGPQILDAVNSALELPGGALTLSRRVLRHYGNMSSPTILFILRAALEAGMVGRFQLLAFGPGLTIEMMLVEIDGPATEILRGPFIMESLR from the coding sequence ATGGCGACTTACATCCACGCACTCGCCACGGCCGTGCCCGAAGCCGCGTTGACCACGCAGAACGCAGCCAAGCTACTCGCGGACATTTGCCCGGATGCCCGCACCGCTCGGCTCATGGCTAAACTGCTCCCGCACACCGGCATCGAGCGCCGACACCTGGCCGCATTGGAGACCCAGGCGAGTCTCGACGAACCTGACGGTCTCTATCGCCGCGCGGTCGACCAGCTGCGAGGTCCCGGCATGCACGCGCGTTCGCAGGCCTTTGACGAGGCGTCGAATCGGCTGGTCGCGCGATTGCTTCGCCCGATGGCGTCGGAGGAACTTTCCGCGGTGGCGAGCCTGATTACCGTATGTTGCACGCACGCCTCCTCGCCGGGCCTGGAGCAGGCGGTGTTCAAGGGTACGACCGTTCCCCATGGCGTCGAACGGTGGAATCTCGGTTTCATGGGTTGTTCGGCGGCCCTGGCGGCGATGCGACTCGCGCATCGGAACATCGCCGTGCCGGCGCTTGCGGTGGCGTGCGAGCTTTCATCGCTGCACTTTCAATATTCGGCCGATCTGGAGCAATTGACGGCCAACCTGCTCTTTGCGGATGGCGCCGCGGCGGTGCTGATGCACGAGCGCCCCTCGCCGATTCGAATCGTCCAGGCTCGTTGTCTGGCGATTCCCGCCTTTGCGGAACAGATGGTCTGGAGGGCGGGGGATTTCGGTCTGCGCCTGTCGTTGTCGCCCGAGTTGTCAGCGACGCTGGCCGCGCACCTGCCCGACACGGTTCGGAGCTTTCTGGCAGAGGCGCGGCTGACGGCGGCGCAGATCGATCACTGGCTGGTTCATCCGGGCGGACCTCAAATACTCGATGCGGTGAACTCGGCGCTTGAACTTCCCGGAGGAGCGTTGACCCTTTCACGCCGGGTCCTGCGCCATTACGGAAACATGTCGTCGCCAACGATTCTGTTCATCCTGCGCGCCGCATTGGAGGCCGGCATGGTGGGACGATTCCAGTTGCTGGCGTTCGGCCCCGGATTGACCATCGAAATGATGCTCGTCGAGATTGACGGACCCGCGACAGAGATTCTCCGCGGCCCATTCATCATGGAGTCGCTTCGTTAG
- a CDS encoding FAD-dependent monooxygenase has translation MNASSQSDVVVVGAGPAGSAAAILLARAGVAVTVYERAIFPRRKVCGGCLSGDAVNLLDELLGGEDFELGTRVTRITFEIGRHSFGTSGGQCRIIPREILDTQLAAAAAKAGANLRWGLRAELEPVCADRLGISAGGQSLRPRWILWATGLNAIKDESYRPKACNRALIGHAWSVVPREADLRCGDVCPPIGGVSMHWLQGGYVGLATVSDDKCLIASAVDATLLRGGKPWVALQSANTDARILHGIHPPSSPQLLGIAGFPLRPRCVGRGNLLFLGDAAGFEEPFSGEGIGQALRSGMAAAHAVLAGGSNDDVARNYSEQLRDHRRIRRRTRWLGSLLRSRAAFALARLPLPVPGTLIERVLMGVHVKPGKQGIRPLAQGV, from the coding sequence ATGAACGCTTCCTCGCAATCCGATGTCGTGGTCGTCGGCGCCGGGCCGGCGGGTTCGGCGGCGGCGATCCTGCTCGCCCGGGCGGGGGTCGCGGTAACGGTCTACGAACGGGCGATATTTCCGCGGCGCAAGGTGTGCGGAGGTTGTCTATCGGGCGATGCGGTTAATCTGCTGGATGAACTGCTCGGCGGGGAGGATTTTGAACTGGGCACACGCGTGACGCGCATCACATTTGAAATCGGGCGTCACTCGTTTGGGACTTCCGGTGGCCAATGCCGGATCATTCCGCGTGAAATCCTGGACACGCAATTGGCGGCCGCCGCAGCAAAAGCGGGCGCCAACTTGCGCTGGGGGCTTCGCGCCGAACTCGAGCCGGTGTGCGCTGATCGGTTGGGGATAAGCGCGGGCGGCCAATCCCTGCGACCAAGGTGGATACTTTGGGCGACGGGGCTGAATGCGATAAAGGATGAGTCCTACAGACCAAAAGCGTGCAACAGAGCCTTGATCGGGCACGCCTGGTCGGTCGTTCCGCGCGAGGCGGATCTTCGATGCGGCGACGTCTGTCCGCCGATCGGGGGCGTCAGCATGCACTGGCTGCAAGGCGGTTACGTGGGATTGGCCACGGTCTCGGACGATAAGTGCCTGATCGCCTCGGCAGTTGACGCAACTTTACTTCGTGGCGGGAAGCCATGGGTAGCATTACAGTCAGCCAATACGGACGCCCGCATCCTCCACGGCATCCATCCGCCTTCCTCACCGCAATTACTGGGAATAGCGGGGTTCCCTCTTCGACCGAGATGCGTGGGGCGCGGAAACCTCCTCTTCCTCGGCGATGCCGCAGGCTTCGAAGAGCCGTTCAGCGGCGAGGGGATCGGACAGGCCTTGCGGAGCGGCATGGCCGCAGCGCATGCTGTGCTCGCCGGCGGGTCCAACGATGACGTGGCGCGCAATTATTCGGAACAACTTCGTGACCATCGGCGAATTCGCCGCCGAACGCGCTGGCTCGGCAGCCTGCTCCGGAGCCGGGCCGCGTTCGCTTTGGCAAGACTACCCCTACCGGTCCCCGGTACACTCATCGAGCGAGTGTTAATGGGCGTGCACGTCAAACCTGGAAAGCAGGGGATACGTCCTCTCGCGCAGGGAGTCTGA
- a CDS encoding methyltransferase domain-containing protein translates to MRRRCEPEMMDDPQVDPRAHRAALAALRRSNRLLQFDAHLARAVAEVAPGDGARIVELGTGGGGLLEALRFRFNGSPRPPLLIGTDRSPFALTDARAYLAAVQSARFVAGDAMRLPFADRSLDVVVCSLLLHHFDSDGAIRFLQEAARVACRAVIVGDLNRNRLAWAMTWLFTRLTSRSRIFHVDGPRSVRAAYRPEEVRALTNAAGLRMATVQPSFPFRWIMIWQREQP, encoded by the coding sequence ATGCGTCGTCGATGTGAACCGGAAATGATGGATGACCCCCAGGTGGATCCGCGCGCGCATCGGGCGGCGCTTGCCGCGCTGCGCCGGTCGAACCGTCTGCTGCAATTCGATGCTCATCTGGCGCGTGCGGTTGCCGAGGTCGCTCCCGGCGACGGCGCGCGGATCGTCGAATTGGGGACCGGAGGCGGGGGCCTGCTCGAAGCCCTGAGATTCCGATTCAACGGGTCGCCGCGACCTCCCCTCCTGATCGGGACGGATCGCTCGCCATTTGCGCTGACCGACGCCAGGGCGTATCTCGCCGCGGTACAGTCTGCAAGATTTGTCGCTGGGGACGCAATGCGGCTACCGTTCGCCGATCGGTCGCTCGACGTCGTGGTCTGCTCGCTCTTACTCCATCATTTCGATTCCGACGGTGCGATTCGATTTCTTCAGGAAGCCGCCCGTGTCGCCTGCCGCGCAGTGATCGTCGGCGATCTGAATCGCAACCGGCTCGCATGGGCAATGACCTGGCTGTTCACGCGGCTCACCAGCCGCTCGCGGATATTTCACGTGGACGGACCGCGTTCCGTCCGTGCCGCCTACCGTCCGGAGGAGGTGCGCGCGCTGACGAACGCCGCGGGTCTGCGGATGGCGACGGTGCAGCCGAGTTTCCCGTTCCGGTGGATCATGATCTGGCAACGAGAGCAACCCTGA
- a CDS encoding 5-oxoprolinase subunit PxpA gives MTAATIDLNCDLGEREDAAGIAADLALLECVTSANIACGGHAGDERSMVRTVAAAMERGVALGAHPGYPDRAHFGREAFAMALAELDDAMAAQVQALQRIVVRLGGALTHVKLHGALYHAAMRQPEIAEAVARGIGRLDQSVILVGLAGAPALEAWRAMGFRVAAEAFADRCYESDGSLRDRQELAALIDDPQAAAAQAVGIAMASGLLAREGGFVNIQAETIGLHSDTPHAVDIARAVRTALTHSGIRVEALLR, from the coding sequence ATGACGGCAGCGACGATCGACCTCAACTGCGATCTGGGGGAGCGCGAGGATGCGGCCGGCATCGCCGCGGACCTTGCGCTGCTGGAGTGCGTCACCTCCGCCAATATTGCCTGTGGGGGCCACGCCGGGGACGAACGCAGCATGGTGCGCACGGTCGCCGCCGCCATGGAACGCGGAGTCGCCCTGGGCGCGCACCCCGGTTATCCGGATCGAGCGCATTTCGGCCGCGAGGCTTTCGCGATGGCCCTTGCGGAACTCGATGACGCGATGGCCGCTCAGGTGCAGGCGCTTCAGCGGATCGTTGTCCGGCTGGGCGGCGCGCTCACGCACGTGAAGTTGCATGGCGCGCTGTACCACGCGGCGATGCGGCAACCGGAAATTGCGGAAGCCGTAGCCCGGGGCATCGGGCGTCTGGACCAATCCGTGATCCTGGTCGGTTTGGCGGGTGCGCCGGCGCTCGAGGCCTGGCGAGCGATGGGATTCCGCGTCGCGGCGGAGGCGTTTGCCGACCGCTGTTATGAATCAGATGGTTCGTTGCGCGACCGCCAGGAGTTGGCTGCATTGATCGACGATCCCCAGGCGGCCGCAGCCCAGGCGGTCGGCATCGCCATGGCCTCCGGCCTTTTGGCCCGGGAAGGTGGATTTGTGAATATACAGGCGGAAACCATTGGCCTGCACAGTGACACGCCCCACGCGGTCGATATCGCGCGGGCCGTTCGCACGGCTCTCACCCATTCGGGAATACGCGTCGAGGCGCTACTTCGGTGA
- a CDS encoding MFS transporter gives MSERRAAYWWQEIDGRAWRALGAAGAGWMLDAMDVTLYVIALGAIGEEFDLTRAQSGAVASATLVASAVGGIASGVLADRFGRVRMLMVSMLTYSVFTAMTATSQSLSQLVFWRVLVGLGMGGEWSAGAVLVAETCPARHRGKAIGLMQSGWAIGYILAATLGALILPVWGWRALFLVGLAPAFLTIWVRRHVPEPQVWREREVSTERGMSHVRLLLRPPLRSRVLIATATTAALLCSYWGLFTWVPTYLASQDSGGAGLGIVKSTRWIIPMQIGAFIGYISFGFLADRLGRRPTFIAFVLGAAAIVPIYGASARSELTLMILGPLVGFLGHGYFSLFGAMLAELFPSAVRGTAQGFCYNVGRAAGAVAPWAIGALADERGLGFALAATSVLYVVGAGLVLLLPETRGQEIE, from the coding sequence ATGAGCGAACGGCGCGCCGCCTATTGGTGGCAGGAGATCGACGGCCGCGCCTGGCGGGCACTGGGGGCGGCGGGCGCGGGCTGGATGCTGGACGCCATGGATGTGACGCTGTACGTCATTGCCCTCGGCGCGATCGGCGAGGAGTTTGATCTGACCAGGGCCCAATCGGGGGCCGTCGCCTCGGCAACGCTGGTGGCATCGGCGGTTGGCGGCATTGCCAGCGGAGTCCTGGCTGACCGGTTTGGGCGGGTCAGGATGCTGATGGTCTCGATGCTGACCTATTCGGTGTTTACTGCGATGACGGCCACTTCTCAAAGTCTGTCACAGCTCGTGTTCTGGCGGGTACTGGTGGGACTCGGGATGGGGGGCGAGTGGTCGGCGGGGGCGGTGTTGGTCGCGGAGACCTGCCCGGCCCGACATCGCGGAAAGGCCATCGGACTGATGCAATCGGGTTGGGCCATCGGCTACATCCTCGCCGCCACGCTCGGCGCGCTGATTCTTCCGGTATGGGGCTGGCGGGCGCTGTTCCTGGTCGGTCTCGCGCCTGCCTTTCTGACGATATGGGTTCGCCGCCATGTGCCCGAGCCACAAGTGTGGAGGGAGCGGGAGGTTTCCACCGAACGCGGCATGAGCCATGTCAGGTTGTTGCTGCGGCCGCCCCTTCGGTCGCGCGTTCTCATCGCCACCGCGACGACCGCCGCGCTGCTTTGTTCTTATTGGGGTTTGTTTACCTGGGTGCCGACCTATTTGGCGAGTCAGGATTCCGGCGGCGCCGGATTGGGGATCGTGAAATCAACGCGGTGGATCATCCCCATGCAGATCGGTGCGTTCATTGGATACATCAGTTTCGGATTTCTGGCGGATCGGCTGGGACGCCGACCCACGTTTATCGCCTTTGTTTTGGGAGCGGCGGCCATCGTGCCGATTTACGGAGCCAGCGCGCGAAGTGAACTAACGCTGATGATCCTGGGTCCTCTCGTAGGTTTTCTGGGACACGGGTACTTCAGCCTCTTCGGAGCGATGCTGGCGGAGTTGTTTCCATCCGCGGTGCGCGGCACGGCGCAGGGGTTCTGCTACAACGTGGGCCGTGCGGCCGGGGCGGTGGCACCCTGGGCGATCGGCGCGCTCGCGGACGAGCGCGGTCTGGGATTTGCATTGGCGGCCACGTCGGTGTTGTATGTGGTCGGAGCCGGACTGGTTCTGTTATTGCCGGAGACGCGCGGCCAGGAGATTGAATGA